From a region of the Syngnathoides biaculeatus isolate LvHL_M chromosome 2, ASM1980259v1, whole genome shotgun sequence genome:
- the vgll4a gene encoding transcription cofactor vestigial-like protein 4 has protein sequence MLLPRMDLLNPQFLDKMNNNIGRLHYGDESRTPTLPSAVSNISGPPPLCPSKRKYGDEQKDQMNCDEDHVTKMSRLFATHLARPSAGDNSGEHWSLSHNPVENISSSSNGLHGNHLYASISGYAMDQPLALTKRSLDNTVVGRERSVVGAAVERQQNRPSVITCAPASNRNCKLSHCSLSPNSDERRTNANAVCDPVIEEHFRRSLGKNYKEADPVSNPASNSVSITGSVDDHFAKALGDAWIQIKAKGGGHQAPETDP, from the exons ATGCTGTTGCCGAGAATGGACCTGTTGAACCCTCAGTTCCTGGACAAGATGAACAATAACATCGGGAGACTGCACTATGGAG ATGAGTCCAGGACACCCACGCTGCCCTCTGCTGTGTCCAACATCAGCGGGCCGCCTCCGCTCTGCCCAAGCAAACGGAAGTATGGCGATGAACAAAAGGACCAAATGAATTGCGATGAGGACCACGTGACTAAAATGAGCAGATTGTTTGCAACTCacct TGCTCGTCCCTCTGCTGGAGACAACAGTGGTGAGCATTGGAGCTTGAGTCACAATCCCGTGGAGAACATCAGCTCTTCCTCCAACGGTCTCCATGGGAACCATCTGTATGCTTCCATTTCCGGCTACGCCATGGACCAGCCGCTAGCGCTGACCAAACGCAGCCTCGACAACACAGTCGTGGGCAGAGAGAGGTCCGTTGTCGGTGCAGCTGTTGAGCGGCAGCAG aATCGCCCCTCTGTTATTACCTGTGCTCCTGCAAGCAACCGCAATTGTAAACTCTCTCACTGCTCCCTGAGCCCAAACTCTGATGAGAGGAGGACAAATG CTAACGCAGTTTGCGATCCTGTGATTGAGGAGCACTTCCGCCGTAGCTTGGGAAAAAACTACAAAGAAGCCGACCCCGTGAGCAACCCAGCGTCCAACTCTGTCTCCATCACAGGGTCAGTGGACGACCACTTTGCCAAGGCGCTGGGGGACGCCTGGATCCAGATCAAGGCCAAAGGTGGGGGTCATCAGGCCCCAGAAACAGATCCATGA